From the Exiguobacterium aurantiacum genome, one window contains:
- a CDS encoding phosphatase PAP2 family protein, with the protein MTPRSNMLAITGAISFVLFSVVVVLGWVVPVDRFVTSALDPLAGPLFVYVTELGSVKVLIGLSFIGMLYFLWRGDRFEAFRLPIVVITTLLVTQGLKLIYGVDRPSIDAALDATTYSFPSGHASGSLALYGLLAVLMYRRNETVAGLILLVTLTLAVSFSRVILNVHYFSDVIGGWLVALVIVAGSEIVRRKQH; encoded by the coding sequence ATGACACCGCGCTCAAACATGTTGGCGATCACCGGGGCGATTAGTTTCGTGCTCTTCTCGGTGGTCGTTGTTTTAGGTTGGGTAGTGCCGGTTGACCGGTTCGTCACGTCTGCGCTCGACCCGCTCGCCGGACCGCTGTTCGTCTATGTGACCGAACTCGGTAGCGTGAAGGTGTTGATCGGCCTGTCGTTCATCGGCATGCTTTATTTTTTGTGGCGGGGTGACCGGTTCGAGGCGTTCCGCTTACCGATCGTCGTCATCACAACGCTTCTTGTGACGCAAGGGTTGAAACTCATCTATGGCGTCGATCGGCCGTCGATCGATGCGGCCCTCGACGCGACGACGTACAGTTTCCCGAGTGGTCATGCCTCGGGGTCCCTCGCCTTGTATGGGCTGCTCGCCGTGTTGATGTATCGACGGAATGAGACCGTCGCTGGCTTGATCCTGCTCGTTACCCTGACGTTGGCCGTCTCGTTCAGCCGGGTCATTTTGAACGTTCACTATTTCAGTGACGTCATCGGAGGCTGGCTCGTCGCCCTTGTCATCGTGGCCGGGTCAGAAATAGTAAGGAGGAAACAACATTGA
- a CDS encoding YjcG family protein, with protein MKIGVVLFPSKQVQDFANSYRKRYDTKYALISPHVTIKERTEIDEADLPKVLEYLQQIADSTKPIQLKIDGVRSFAPTNNVLYLKVLPTRELSALQDKLHEGLLNQPPKYEFLPHITIGQDLTDAELFDVLERMRMEQVHFEETINRMAVMYELENETWNVYETFRFRG; from the coding sequence ATGAAGATTGGGGTAGTCTTATTTCCATCAAAACAAGTTCAAGACTTCGCCAACTCGTATCGGAAGCGATACGATACGAAGTACGCCTTGATTTCACCACACGTGACGATCAAAGAACGCACCGAGATTGACGAAGCCGATTTACCGAAAGTGCTCGAGTATTTGCAACAAATCGCGGACTCGACCAAACCGATTCAACTTAAAATCGATGGGGTTCGCTCGTTCGCACCGACGAATAACGTCCTTTACTTAAAAGTGTTGCCGACGCGCGAACTGTCAGCGCTTCAGGACAAACTTCACGAGGGTCTCCTCAACCAGCCTCCAAAATATGAGTTTCTTCCGCACATCACCATCGGACAAGATTTGACCGATGCTGAACTGTTCGATGTGCTCGAACGGATGCGCATGGAGCAGGTTCATTTCGAGGAAACAATCAATCGGATGGCCGTCATGTATGAGCTCGAAAACGAAACATGGAACGTCTATGAGACGTTCCGGTTCCGAGGATAA
- a CDS encoding FtsW/RodA/SpoVE family cell cycle protein, protein MNRIQSYLRSLDTTLLTIVFFLMVISLGAIYTAQPMLPTRLQHINFAFDQGIRYIIGFAAMFAIMTIEYEQLRKIHWYLYSFGLLLLVGLIPLRDTTLVPNINGAYGWYNVPGFSFQPAEFMKLFLLISMATIVYDHNKRYGSSQQDTWLLTKLVLLAIPPLGLIVTQPDLGTGLVLITMLGAIIIVSGIGWKWLLGLFSAAAVTIGGFMYLFFSHFEVLQSFVPGHALNRFQAWIYPYEYSDDLAFQLIKSLQAIGSGQMFGAGYGQGLVYLPESQTDFIFAVIAEHYGFIGAAIVIIVFFLFLYRMIHIALEASSPFGSYIVTAVIAMFTFQIFQNIGMTIGVLPITGLTLPFISYGGTGIIMNMIAIGLVMNVASKSKSYMFDDD, encoded by the coding sequence ATGAACCGCATTCAATCTTATTTAAGAAGTTTAGACACGACACTTTTGACAATCGTCTTTTTCTTGATGGTCATTAGCCTAGGTGCCATTTACACGGCCCAACCGATGTTGCCGACACGATTACAACATATCAACTTCGCCTTCGACCAAGGAATCCGTTATATCATCGGATTCGCGGCCATGTTCGCCATCATGACGATCGAATACGAACAGTTGCGAAAAATTCACTGGTACCTCTATTCCTTTGGATTATTGCTGTTAGTCGGCTTGATTCCGCTCCGGGATACGACACTCGTTCCAAACATTAACGGGGCGTACGGCTGGTATAACGTGCCTGGTTTCAGTTTTCAACCGGCCGAATTCATGAAGTTGTTTTTACTTATCTCGATGGCCACGATCGTCTACGACCATAATAAACGTTACGGTTCGTCCCAACAGGATACGTGGCTGTTAACAAAGCTCGTATTACTCGCCATCCCGCCGCTCGGACTGATTGTGACTCAGCCAGACTTAGGGACTGGACTGGTTCTCATCACGATGCTTGGCGCCATCATCATCGTCTCCGGGATTGGTTGGAAGTGGTTGCTCGGTCTCTTTAGCGCCGCTGCCGTGACGATTGGCGGCTTCATGTACTTGTTCTTCTCTCATTTCGAGGTGCTGCAAAGCTTTGTGCCAGGGCACGCCTTGAATCGTTTCCAAGCCTGGATTTACCCGTATGAGTATTCCGATGACTTGGCTTTCCAGTTGATCAAATCGCTTCAAGCCATCGGGTCTGGTCAAATGTTCGGGGCCGGCTACGGTCAAGGTTTGGTCTACCTGCCAGAGTCGCAGACCGATTTCATCTTCGCCGTCATTGCTGAACATTACGGGTTCATCGGTGCGGCCATCGTGATTATCGTTTTCTTCTTGTTCTTATACCGAATGATTCATATCGCGCTTGAAGCGAGCAGCCCGTTCGGTAGTTATATCGTGACCGCAGTCATCGCCATGTTCACGTTCCAGATTTTCCAAAACATCGGCATGACAATCGGCGTCCTCCCGATCACCGGCTTAACCTTGCCGTTCATCAGTTACGGAGGGACTGGGATCATCATGAACATGATCGCCATCGGCCTCGTCATGAATGTCGCTTCGAAATCAAAATCGTATATGTTCGACGACGATTGA
- a CDS encoding GNAT family N-acetyltransferase: MWGLKKSFPELITSRFILRELEPRDARALYVILSTEEVMRYYGSDPLLAVYEAKNVIAYFKDQFQQGKAIRWAICDRETNELVGTIGFHNWTPQYFRAEIGFEVAPNHWRRGVAHEAASAVIRHGFDEFKFHRISALVAPENEGSNRLVQKLGFTEEGLLHDYAYSHGRFMDLTMYRLLKEEWNEREERR, from the coding sequence ATGTGGGGGTTGAAAAAAAGTTTTCCCGAACTCATAACGAGTCGGTTCATCTTAAGAGAACTCGAACCCCGTGACGCGAGGGCGCTCTATGTGATCCTCTCGACCGAGGAAGTGATGCGCTATTACGGGTCCGATCCTTTATTGGCCGTTTACGAGGCGAAGAACGTCATCGCTTATTTCAAGGATCAGTTCCAGCAAGGCAAAGCGATTCGCTGGGCAATTTGTGACCGCGAGACGAACGAACTGGTCGGGACGATCGGCTTTCATAACTGGACGCCTCAATATTTTCGTGCCGAGATTGGTTTTGAAGTTGCGCCGAACCACTGGCGTCGCGGCGTCGCCCATGAGGCGGCATCGGCCGTCATCCGGCACGGGTTCGACGAGTTCAAGTTTCATCGCATCTCAGCGCTCGTCGCCCCGGAAAACGAAGGGTCGAACCGATTGGTGCAGAAACTTGGATTCACTGAAGAAGGGCTGCTCCATGATTACGCCTATAGTCACGGCCGTTTCATGGATTTGACGATGTATCGTCTCTTGAAAGAGGAATGGAATGAGAGGGAGGAAAGACGATGA
- the fabI gene encoding enoyl-ACP reductase FabI, whose product MSIYPTLTNKTYVVMGIANKRSIAWAIAKTLDAAGAKLVLTYAAERFKSGLESLAADLNGEALLLECDVTNDAAIDTTFRTIHEQAGPIQGIAHSIAFADKEALRGEFSEMTRGQFAQALDISAYSLTAVVKAAKPYFAQDASVITLTYLGGERVVPNYNLMGVAKAALDSSVKYLANEYGPHGVRVNAISAGPIRTLSAKGVGDFNSILSELEQKAPLRRNVSAEEVASTGLFLLSSMGSGVTGEVIHVDSGYHIL is encoded by the coding sequence ATGTCAATCTATCCAACGTTAACGAATAAGACGTATGTCGTCATGGGAATTGCCAATAAACGCTCGATCGCGTGGGCGATCGCGAAGACGCTCGACGCAGCAGGCGCGAAGCTCGTCCTCACGTATGCGGCCGAACGGTTCAAGTCAGGTCTTGAGTCGCTCGCGGCCGATTTGAACGGGGAAGCGCTACTTTTAGAATGCGATGTCACGAACGACGCCGCAATCGATACGACGTTCCGCACGATTCACGAGCAAGCAGGGCCGATTCAAGGAATCGCCCACTCGATCGCCTTCGCGGACAAGGAAGCGCTACGCGGCGAGTTCTCGGAGATGACACGCGGCCAGTTCGCGCAAGCGCTCGATATCTCGGCGTACAGTTTGACGGCCGTCGTCAAAGCAGCCAAGCCTTATTTCGCACAAGACGCGTCGGTCATCACGCTCACGTATCTCGGCGGTGAGCGCGTCGTCCCGAACTACAACTTGATGGGTGTCGCGAAAGCGGCTCTTGACTCGAGCGTCAAATACTTGGCGAACGAATACGGACCTCACGGCGTCCGCGTCAACGCGATCTCGGCAGGACCGATTCGTACGTTGTCAGCGAAAGGTGTCGGCGACTTTAACAGCATCTTGTCTGAGCTCGAGCAGAAGGCGCCGCTACGCCGCAACGTCTCGGCAGAAGAAGTGGCCTCGACGGGCTTGTTCTTGTTGTCGAGCATGGGCAGTGGTGTGACGGGAGAGGTCATCCACGTCGACAGCGGATATCATATTTTGTAA
- a CDS encoding PTS ascorbate transporter subunit IIC, whose product MLDLIMRDILGTPAILVGLFALIGLVLQKKDVASVVSGTLKTIMGFVIIGAGAGVIIAALDIFGQMFDEAFSIRGVIPNNEAIVAVAQDAFGVETAMIMVFGMVMNIVLARFTPFKYIFLTGHHTLFMASLLAAILSVSGLEGVVLVAVGSVLLGLCMVLFPALLQPFVRQITGSDDFAIGHFGSLGYFVSGTIGKYAGNKEHSTEHIQVPKQLGFLRDTSVAVSLTMTLLFVVVAIFAGPGFVESELSGGSNYIVFSIIQAITFAAGVYIVLAGVRMLIAEIVPAFKGIADKMVPNAKPALDCPTVFPFAPNAVIIGFLVSFAAGLISMFFLPLFGLAIIVPGLVPHFFTGATAGVFGNATGGRRGAILGAFANGVLISFLPALLLPLLGNLGFESTTFGDSDFALVGILISWFVSLFT is encoded by the coding sequence ATGCTTGATTTAATCATGCGAGACATATTAGGAACACCTGCCATCTTGGTCGGTCTGTTCGCTTTGATTGGTCTTGTGCTTCAAAAGAAAGATGTGGCATCGGTCGTCTCGGGCACGTTGAAGACGATCATGGGCTTTGTCATTATCGGGGCCGGAGCGGGTGTCATCATCGCGGCGCTTGATATATTCGGACAGATGTTCGACGAAGCGTTCAGTATTCGCGGCGTCATTCCGAACAACGAGGCGATCGTTGCGGTCGCTCAAGACGCGTTCGGCGTCGAGACGGCGATGATCATGGTGTTCGGGATGGTCATGAACATCGTGCTCGCCCGGTTCACACCGTTCAAATATATCTTTTTGACGGGTCACCACACACTGTTCATGGCGAGTCTGCTTGCCGCGATTTTATCGGTGTCAGGACTTGAAGGAGTCGTTCTCGTCGCGGTCGGTTCGGTGTTGCTCGGGTTATGTATGGTGCTCTTCCCGGCGCTTTTGCAACCGTTCGTCCGTCAAATCACAGGCTCAGACGACTTCGCGATCGGACATTTCGGTTCGCTCGGGTATTTCGTCTCGGGGACGATTGGCAAATATGCCGGTAACAAAGAACACTCGACGGAACACATTCAAGTGCCGAAGCAGCTCGGATTCCTGCGTGACACATCGGTCGCCGTCTCGTTGACGATGACGCTCTTGTTTGTGGTCGTGGCCATCTTCGCGGGTCCCGGTTTTGTCGAGAGTGAGCTATCAGGCGGTTCGAACTATATCGTCTTCTCGATCATTCAAGCGATTACGTTCGCGGCCGGCGTGTACATCGTCCTCGCCGGGGTTCGGATGTTGATTGCCGAGATCGTACCGGCGTTCAAAGGGATTGCCGACAAGATGGTACCGAACGCAAAACCGGCGCTTGACTGTCCGACCGTATTCCCGTTCGCTCCGAACGCGGTCATCATCGGTTTCTTGGTCAGCTTTGCGGCCGGGTTGATTTCGATGTTCTTCCTCCCGCTGTTCGGGCTCGCGATCATCGTCCCGGGATTGGTCCCGCACTTCTTCACGGGAGCGACGGCAGGCGTGTTCGGCAACGCGACGGGAGGGCGCCGCGGGGCAATTTTAGGTGCCTTCGCGAACGGCGTGCTCATCAGCTTCCTGCCGGCACTGCTCCTACCGTTGCTCGGGAACCTCGGCTTTGAGAGCACGACGTTCGGAGACTCGGACTTCGCGCTCGTCGGGATTCTCATCAGCTGGTTCGTCTCTTTGTTCACATGA
- a CDS encoding NADPH-dependent FMN reductase: MSKFKLVAVSGSLRKASFNTALLHSIIELGRDRFDVEIISIEMPLYNDDLIDPNEPDVVLAFKQAVREADGLLVVTPEYNHSIPGVLKNAIDWLSLEPGTPLRDKPVMIAGASPGLLGTARCQIHLRQIFATNRANVLPGNEIFITHCKEKIDESGLHDEQSRQQIERVLLEYYNWIDFWKRHAKN, from the coding sequence ATGTCTAAATTCAAACTTGTCGCTGTATCGGGAAGTCTTCGAAAAGCATCTTTCAACACGGCGTTGCTGCACTCGATCATCGAGCTCGGTCGCGATCGCTTCGACGTCGAAATCATTTCAATCGAGATGCCGCTCTATAATGATGACTTGATCGACCCAAACGAGCCGGACGTCGTGCTCGCGTTCAAACAAGCCGTGCGTGAGGCGGATGGGCTCCTCGTCGTCACACCAGAATATAATCACAGCATTCCGGGCGTCTTGAAGAATGCGATTGATTGGCTGTCGCTTGAACCGGGCACGCCGCTCCGGGACAAGCCGGTCATGATTGCCGGCGCGTCTCCAGGGTTGCTCGGGACGGCGCGTTGTCAGATCCATCTCCGTCAAATATTTGCCACAAATCGGGCTAATGTTTTACCAGGAAATGAAATTTTCATTACGCATTGTAAAGAAAAGATTGATGAGAGTGGATTACATGATGAGCAGTCGCGTCAACAAATCGAACGAGTGTTATTGGAGTATTATAATTGGATTGATTTTTGGAAGCGGCACGCAAAAAATTAA
- a CDS encoding BglG family transcription antiterminator yields the protein MLLNEKSKRILSVIMHERRVTIESLELMLPYSRRTIEYELERIQEWLVDCGLPDMHTDGARIQLTVTPELTERFEQAGLIWSEEERELLIVFFTLVNRDFLSAFHFQQLLDVSKFTVQESLNGVKQSAAHFGLDFAYTRKSGYHVNGHPQTIALYLYRTIERLVTRSTKERLVSAVLADWETEYEEFLHQLETYETVRQFRLVESHREKLAYFLLFGSRMTLPASTDEEDLVMAENTDDELRLHFSQMAHLWVTLDMLIKSGPKVEEEMDEATQHELASVMMDVIERFELLSCTFIIEREALCEKLVLHSKATMQRVYTGLEAPEELERYVMKEHQVLNVLVERSLEPFRQRLGKDVPATEVMYYTLHFAAHLHQQGQHLDEQMKAIVVCPSGISVSHMLDHILKNQFPEIVFLPPISQRDVEQYAPLVDLIFTTVPLPRTIHELANVTLVPALPTRLEQIQLKRQIEQRFLKRGEPAAIHLDDVLQVVKKHATVTNERQLRQDLRALLYADTTQIVHQGGQPVLNELITRENIQVLDKVDDWQTAIRLAAKPLETNESIVTSYIDTMIDNVEEHGPYIVLMPDVAIPHARPEDGVRKLGMSVLKVGDPVVFPENKSVRLFFVLAAIDQTTHLKALAQLTELLGNEEDLTILLSAQMSDDMLPVINKYSEEE from the coding sequence ATGTTACTAAATGAAAAGAGCAAGCGAATCTTGAGCGTCATCATGCATGAACGACGAGTGACGATTGAATCGCTCGAGCTGATGCTCCCGTATTCACGACGGACCATCGAGTATGAGCTGGAGCGGATTCAGGAATGGTTGGTCGATTGTGGACTGCCAGACATGCACACGGACGGGGCGAGGATTCAGTTGACGGTTACCCCCGAGCTGACGGAGCGATTTGAACAGGCTGGATTGATTTGGTCCGAAGAGGAGCGCGAGTTGTTGATCGTATTCTTCACGTTGGTCAACCGAGACTTTTTATCGGCGTTTCATTTCCAACAGCTCCTCGACGTCTCTAAATTCACGGTGCAAGAAAGTTTGAACGGTGTGAAACAAAGCGCGGCGCATTTCGGTCTCGATTTCGCCTATACCCGAAAGTCAGGGTATCACGTGAACGGACATCCGCAAACGATCGCCCTGTATTTATATCGAACGATTGAACGTCTCGTCACCCGTTCGACGAAGGAACGTCTCGTCAGTGCCGTGCTAGCGGATTGGGAGACAGAATATGAGGAGTTTCTTCACCAACTGGAAACGTATGAGACGGTTCGACAGTTTCGATTGGTCGAGAGCCATCGTGAAAAGCTCGCCTATTTCCTCTTATTTGGAAGCCGAATGACGTTGCCTGCGTCCACCGACGAAGAAGATCTCGTCATGGCGGAGAACACGGATGACGAGCTCCGACTCCATTTCAGTCAAATGGCTCATCTTTGGGTGACGCTCGATATGCTAATCAAGAGCGGACCAAAAGTCGAGGAAGAGATGGATGAGGCGACGCAACACGAATTAGCTAGCGTCATGATGGACGTGATCGAACGGTTCGAACTTCTCAGTTGCACGTTCATCATCGAGCGAGAAGCGTTGTGCGAGAAACTCGTGCTTCATTCGAAAGCGACGATGCAACGCGTCTATACAGGACTCGAGGCACCCGAAGAGCTCGAACGTTATGTCATGAAAGAACACCAAGTGTTGAACGTGCTCGTGGAGCGGTCACTCGAGCCGTTCCGGCAACGTCTCGGCAAAGACGTTCCGGCGACGGAAGTCATGTATTACACGCTCCATTTCGCTGCGCATCTCCATCAACAAGGACAGCATCTCGATGAGCAGATGAAAGCCATCGTCGTCTGTCCGAGCGGGATTAGCGTCTCGCATATGCTCGACCATATTCTAAAGAATCAATTTCCGGAGATCGTCTTTTTGCCGCCGATCTCACAGCGGGACGTCGAGCAATATGCGCCGCTCGTCGACTTGATTTTCACGACCGTCCCGTTGCCGCGAACGATTCATGAGTTGGCGAATGTGACACTCGTCCCGGCCTTGCCGACACGGCTTGAACAAATCCAGTTGAAGCGTCAAATCGAACAACGTTTTTTGAAACGGGGCGAGCCCGCCGCGATTCATCTCGACGACGTGTTGCAAGTCGTGAAAAAACATGCGACCGTCACGAACGAACGGCAATTGCGCCAAGATTTGCGGGCATTGCTGTATGCTGACACGACTCAAATTGTACACCAGGGGGGACAGCCGGTGCTGAATGAACTGATCACGCGAGAGAACATCCAAGTGTTGGACAAAGTCGACGATTGGCAAACGGCCATCCGTCTCGCGGCCAAGCCGCTCGAAACGAACGAATCGATTGTAACGAGCTATATCGATACGATGATTGACAACGTCGAAGAACATGGGCCATACATCGTCCTCATGCCGGATGTGGCCATTCCGCATGCCCGGCCCGAGGACGGGGTCCGAAAGCTCGGCATGAGCGTATTGAAAGTGGGGGACCCGGTCGTCTTTCCCGAAAATAAATCGGTTCGGCTCTTCTTTGTGCTCGCTGCCATCGACCAGACGACACATTTGAAGGCGCTCGCCCAACTGACGGAACTGCTCGGCAACGAGGAAGATTTGACGATATTGTTGTCGGCTCAGATGAGTGACGACATGTTACCGGTTATCAACAAATATTCTGAGGAGGAATAA
- a CDS encoding alpha/beta fold hydrolase, protein MRQLVLLHGLCGSPDYFEELIPLLDAEVYALTLPGHAGTEAGPETMEQFADWVLAEMRLRELDRPIVLGHSFGGYVTTNLVRRYPTELSGFGLIHSTAAADPEEAKAKRNQAIERVMEEGVHPFIDTMIPSVFAADSDPALIERAKQIGYEMSKEGIISAQLAIRDRADETKTVRETSLPGLFLYGDKDPNMDADRAFLGAEHHTKQTVPGSHMGMMEQPEREAELINDWLKEVRDV, encoded by the coding sequence ATGAGACAACTTGTGCTGTTGCATGGGCTATGTGGGTCACCTGACTATTTTGAAGAGCTTATCCCGTTGCTTGATGCGGAGGTGTATGCGCTGACGTTACCCGGGCATGCGGGGACCGAAGCCGGACCGGAGACGATGGAACAGTTCGCGGATTGGGTGCTTGCCGAGATGAGGCTACGGGAACTCGACCGGCCGATCGTGCTTGGTCATTCATTCGGAGGCTATGTCACGACAAATCTTGTCCGACGTTATCCGACCGAGCTGTCTGGCTTTGGCTTGATCCACTCGACGGCGGCGGCTGATCCGGAAGAAGCAAAAGCCAAACGGAATCAAGCGATTGAACGGGTGATGGAAGAAGGGGTCCATCCGTTCATCGATACGATGATCCCGAGCGTGTTTGCCGCCGATTCAGACCCGGCCTTGATTGAGCGCGCGAAACAGATCGGGTATGAGATGTCGAAAGAAGGAATCATTTCTGCGCAACTGGCCATCCGTGATCGGGCCGATGAGACGAAGACCGTTCGCGAAACGAGCTTGCCCGGATTATTCCTTTATGGGGACAAGGATCCGAACATGGACGCCGACCGTGCTTTCCTAGGAGCAGAACATCATACGAAACAGACCGTCCCCGGTAGCCATATGGGAATGATGGAACAGCCTGAACGAGAAGCGGAACTTATCAATGATTGGCTCAAGGAGGTGCGAGATGTCTAA
- a CDS encoding phosphatidylglycerophosphatase A family protein — protein MKHVPHSRDVREAARARLIERGVSIESIAEIVYQMQAPYSPHLSLKDCTESVEAVLDKRELQHAILVGSELDILAERGQLSEPLLSIVASDEGLFGVDETIAIGAVNTYGSIAVTTFGYLDKAKIGIIKQLDTKMEDGQVHTFMDDLVGAIAANASGRLAHRLRDMTDFGEDEMRERKGLY, from the coding sequence ATGAAACATGTACCACACTCACGAGACGTACGCGAGGCCGCACGGGCCAGATTGATTGAACGGGGTGTATCGATTGAGTCGATCGCCGAGATTGTCTATCAAATGCAGGCGCCGTATTCGCCCCACTTGTCATTGAAAGACTGCACGGAATCGGTCGAGGCCGTGTTAGATAAACGAGAGCTCCAACATGCGATTCTCGTCGGATCAGAACTTGATATTCTCGCCGAGCGCGGTCAGTTATCCGAGCCCCTTCTATCGATTGTGGCGTCGGACGAAGGTTTGTTCGGCGTTGATGAGACGATTGCCATTGGGGCCGTCAACACATATGGTTCCATCGCCGTCACGACGTTCGGATACTTAGACAAAGCGAAAATCGGCATCATCAAGCAACTCGATACGAAAATGGAAGACGGACAAGTCCATACGTTCATGGACGACCTCGTCGGCGCAATCGCGGCGAACGCCTCGGGACGTTTGGCGCACCGATTGCGCGATATGACCGACTTTGGAGAAGATGAGATGCGGGAACGAAAAGGCTTGTATTGA
- a CDS encoding RluA family pseudouridine synthase, with translation MYGFTLHRVAGTSVPLRDFLMTDCGISRKMLTQIKQGGLILVNGEPRTVRYDIQAGEEVTVHFPVEQPAETMVRSKRPLTILFEDDYLLAVDKPAGIATIPSRLHPDDTLANAVLGYYEQIGLQSAIHVINRLDRDTSGVVLFAKYAYVHHRFSKLQQTGGLSRTYLALIEGPLDPQTIDAPIGRAPDSIMERIVTADGQHAVTHILEAEPFGAYTALTIALETGRTHQIRVHLRHIGHPLLGDTMYGGKTVLDRHALHSASATFCHPMTGERLVVEAAYPHDFRFEA, from the coding sequence ATGTACGGATTCACATTGCATCGCGTCGCGGGGACGAGCGTCCCGCTGCGCGATTTTTTAATGACAGACTGCGGCATCTCTCGAAAGATGTTGACCCAAATCAAACAGGGCGGTCTCATCCTCGTCAACGGTGAGCCACGGACCGTTCGCTATGACATTCAAGCAGGGGAAGAAGTGACCGTCCACTTCCCGGTCGAACAACCTGCGGAGACGATGGTCCGTTCCAAGCGGCCGCTGACGATTCTGTTTGAGGACGACTATTTGCTCGCCGTCGACAAACCGGCGGGGATCGCGACAATCCCGTCCCGGCTCCATCCGGACGACACGCTCGCCAATGCGGTGCTCGGATACTATGAACAGATCGGGTTGCAGTCGGCGATTCACGTCATCAATCGACTCGACCGGGACACGAGCGGCGTCGTCTTGTTCGCAAAATATGCGTATGTGCACCATCGGTTCAGCAAGTTGCAACAGACCGGGGGCTTGTCGCGGACGTATCTCGCGTTAATCGAAGGACCGCTCGACCCGCAGACGATTGATGCCCCGATTGGCCGCGCCCCGGATTCGATCATGGAGCGAATCGTGACGGCAGACGGGCAACATGCCGTCACCCATATTCTCGAAGCAGAGCCGTTCGGTGCATATACGGCGCTGACAATCGCCCTCGAGACCGGACGGACCCATCAAATCCGGGTCCATCTACGCCATATCGGGCATCCGCTCCTCGGGGATACGATGTACGGCGGCAAGACCGTACTCGACCGTCACGCGCTCCACAGCGCCTCGGCGACGTTTTGCCATCCGATGACCGGAGAACGACTCGTCGTTGAAGCGGCATACCCACATGATTTTCGATTTGAAGCGTAA
- a CDS encoding PTS sugar transporter subunit IIB — protein MKKILVVCGNGLGSSFIMELNVKKALDQMGAEAEVSHTDIATARTEPADIYLGAKDIIGTLDDGTREIVALENVMDIEGIKAQLEGKL, from the coding sequence ATGAAAAAGATTTTAGTAGTATGCGGGAACGGGCTCGGTTCAAGTTTCATCATGGAGTTGAATGTGAAGAAGGCGCTTGATCAAATGGGTGCCGAGGCAGAAGTGTCGCACACGGATATCGCGACGGCGCGTACGGAACCGGCCGACATTTACCTAGGGGCCAAAGACATCATCGGAACGCTCGATGACGGGACACGTGAAATCGTAGCGCTTGAGAACGTCATGGACATCGAAGGGATCAAGGCGCAACTAGAAGGTAAACTGTAA